From the genome of Candidatus Methylomirabilota bacterium:
CGGAGTTCGCCAAGAAGGGGGACGAGCTGGTCTGGAAGGGCGCGAAGCGGTTCGTGATCCGCCGAAAGACCTGACACCCTCGGCCGAGGGATCCGGGGCCACCGGGGCAACCGACGTCTGACTTCACTCCGCCACTGAGAGAGGGGAGACCCGTGAGGACGTTTCAGGTCGAGTACGAGGGGCTGAACCTGAGGGCCGAGCTGCTGGACACCCAGGCTCCCAAGATCTGTCAGGCGATCTGGGACGCGCTGCCGCTCGAGGGGCAGGTCACGAATACCGTGTGGAGCGGCGACATGCTGCGCCTCTGGGTGACTATCCCGGAGCCCCCGGAGCCGGAGAACCTCTCGGTGTTGCAAAAGCCCGGGGACATCATCTTTCTCCCCGGATGGAACGGGCTTCGCTTCATCTACGGGCCCGCCCAAATGCGGGGTCCGCGAGGGCCGCACCCGGCCCCCCGAGTCGGTCGGCTGATCGGAGACCTCGGGGACTTCATGAAGATCGCCAAGCGAGTGGAGTGGGAGGGCGCCAAGCACATGCGGCTGACGCGCGGCCAGGCCTAGGCGCGCCACCGGACGGGACTCGACCGGTGGCGACCTGGCGCGATGCCCTGACGCCCGACGAGCTCACGCTCTTCCGGCTCGCCGGGTATGGCCGGCCGGTCGGGTTCGGGGACCGCCCGGCTGCGCTGGTGATCGACGTCGAGTACAGCTTCACGGGCCAGACGCCGGAGCCGATCCTCCAGGCCATCCGGAAGTCTCGCTACAGTTGCGGCGAGCGGGCCTGGCGGTCTCTCCCGCACATCGGCCGGTTCCTGGAGGCGGCCCGGCGGAGTCGGGTGCCCGTCTTCTACACGCACGGCATCCCGAGCGGGAGCGACGCCCGGTCGTCCGGCGGGGGGCCGATCGTCGCGGAGATCGAGCCCCAGCCGGGCGACGTGATCATCGCGAAGCCGGGGCCCAGCGCGTTCTTCGGCACACCCCTGACCGGTCACCTGGTCCGGCTTCGCGCCGACACCCTGCTGGTGGCCGGCTGCACCACCAGTGGATGCGTCCTGGCGACGGTGATCGATGGGTTCAGCTACGGGTATCGCACCATCGTGGTGGAGGAGTGTGTCTTCGACCGGGCCGAGACTCCCCACCGCGTGAGCCTGTTCGATATGAACGCCAAGTATGCCGACGTCTTGCCGCTCGCTGACGTCGAGGCGTGGCTCAAACAGCGGGCGCCCTGAGGCCGAGGGACGGGCGGGGCACGGGAGGACTCTCATGAAGCACCTCGAGCGCGTCGGGTGGCCGGCGCTGGTGGCGATCGTCCTCTGGGCGTCGGGTCCGACCATGGCGGCGCGGGCCGCCGACGAGCCGGCCCTCCGAGTCGCTCGGGGGGCCGGGGGTCGCAGCCTCGACCCTCACCTGGGGGCCAGACTGGAGGACCGTCCGGTCCTTCACGTCCTGTACGAGTCGCTGGTCGATGTGAACGAGGACTCGCAGTTCACGCCGGGGCTGGCCAAGTCGTGGAGTGTGGCGCGGGACGGCTTGTCGGTGACGTTCCGCCTCCAGCCGGGAGTCAAGTTCCACGACGGGACCGATTTCGACGCCGGCGCGGTCAAGTGGAACATCGAGCGGGTGATGGATCCGGCCACCAAATCGGAGCACCAGTCCCGGTTCATCGAGGTGATCGGGAGCATCGACGTCCTCGACCGGCACACCGTGCGCATCAACCTCAAGCAAGCCTTCCCCCCGCTTCTGTCGGTGCTGATCGATCGCCCGGGACTGATGGTGTCGCCGACGGCGGCCCGCAAGTTCGGGGCGGACTTCGCGCGGAACCCGGTGGGCACCGGACCCTTCCGGTTCGTCGAGTGGGTACCGGGAAACCGCGTCGTCCTCGAGAAGTTTGCCGGCTACTGGCAACCGGGCAAACCGCTGGCCGGTGGCATGACCTTCCTCGATGTGCCGGAGCCCGCCGTCCGGCTGGCCAAGCTCCGGGCCGGTGAGCTCGATCTCATCTACGACGTCGGCGCCAAGGACGTCGCGGCGCTGGCCGGCGAGCCCATGTTTCGGATCGTGGAGTCTCGCGGGATGCGCTTCGACAGCATCCAGCTGCGGGTGGACGCTCCGCCGTTCGACAACCGCGCCCTGCGGGAGGCCATCGCGTTCGCCATCGATCGAAACGAGATCCACCGGGTGATCTACCATGGGACGGGCCAGCCGAGCGGCAAGCTCTTCGCGGCCGGCTGGTGGGCGAGCCCCGACTACGCCGGGATGCCGTATGCCCCGGAGCGGGCGCGCCAGAAGCTGATCGAAGCCGGGTATCCGAATGGCGTGAACCTCGTCCTGCACGTCCCCAGCGCATCGGACGACCTGAGGACCGGCGAGCTCGTCCAGGCGCAGCTCGCGAAGGTCGGAATCCGGGTCAAGATCCAGCTAGTCGATCCCAACGACCATTACGTGAAGGTCCTCCGCGGGGAGATTCCCTTTACCGTCCCCATGCGCTGGACCCCGTACACGGACCCGCACGAGCTGGCGTGGATCCTGTTCCACAGCAAGGGGTACGCGAACAGCTCGAAGTACCGGAACCCGGGCGCCGACAAGCTGCTGGAAGCCGGTTTGTCGAGTTACGAGGAAGGGGCGCGGCGGCCGGCCTATCGCGACGCCGAGCGCATGATCGTGGAAGACGCCTCATACATCTTCTACCATTTCACGCCGCGGTTCGCGGCCCACCGGAGCACCGTCACCGGGTTCCAGTGGATGCCCAATCTGATCCCCCGGCTCCGCGAGATGGGGTTCCAGCCCAGGTAACCGCCCGCCGCCGCCGCATGGTCTGCGCCCGATGCTCTTCCTGTCGCGCGACGACATCCGGGACCTGGTGACCCTCGGTCAAGCCGTCGCGGTGCTGCAGGCAGCCCTGGCGCGGTATTCGGACCAGACGGTGCTCATGCCCGATGCCCGACGGCTGTCCCTCCGGATTCCGGGCAACGCGGCCGAGGCGGGGGACACCTTCTGCTTCTCGAAGGTCTGCCACCTGGCGTTCGCCGGGATCGTGGGGTTCCGGGTGGTGGTGGCGGGGCCGGACCCGAGCCGCTCGACCCGCCTCGTCGTGCTCAGCGAGGCCAGGGCGGGGACACCCCTGGCCCTGATCGCCGAGCACGATCTGTATCAGATGCGCGTTGGCGCCCTGGCCGCCGTGGCGGTGCGACATCTGGCCAGGCGACAGTCCGGGCTCACCGTCGGCCTGGTGGGGACCGGTCCCCTCGCCCGGGTGATCCTCGCCGCCGTGCGGGAGGTCGTGCGCCCGGGACGGGTGCTGGTGGCGTCGCGTCGTCCGGAGAGCCGCCGGACCTTTGTGGAGCTGGCGCAGGCCGGGGACCAGGCGCCCGTCTCGGCAGTGGACGAAGTCGCCGACGCCGTCGGGCCGGCCGACATCGTGGTCACCGCGACGACGGCGAGCACGCCCATCCTCCGCCCGGAGTGGATCAAACCCGGCGCGCTCGTGTATCTGGTCGGGGCTGGATGTGAGGCGGACATCGGAGTCTACCGGAGGGCGGCGAAGCTCGTCGTGTCCGACTGGCGGGAGTGTCTGGCCCGGGAGGACGTGGCCCGCATGGTTCAGCGCGGGGAACTGAGCGAGACGGACGTCCACGCTCGCCTCCACGAGATCGTTCAGGGCGCCAAGCGGGGGCGCGGTGACGACGAGGAAGTCATCCTGGTCCGGGCTCCGGGCACCGTGTTCCATGACATCGCCCTCGCCCACCACGTCTATCGACAGGCGATCGAGGCCGGCCGGGGACGGCATCTCGACGGGTAACGGCGCCGTGTGGAGGTACGTCGTCCGACGGTCGATGCTCATCGGGGTATCCCTCGTGCTTCTCAGCGTGGGCGTCTTCTTTCTGATGCGTTACGCCATCGGGGGCGATCCGGTGGCGCTGATGCTCGGTCGGGAGGCGAGCCAGGAAGTGATCGCCGCCCGGCGGGCGGCGCTGGGCCTCGATCGCCCGGTTCCTGTACAGTACGCGAGCTGGCTCGGCCGCCTTCTTCGGGGCGACCTCGGACGATCGTTCGAGTACCCGCTCCCGGTGATCGAGCTGCTCTTGGCCCGGGCGGTCCCGACCATCGAGCTGACGCTGCTGGCGACGGCCTGGGCCGTCCTCATCGCGGTGCCGGCGGGCATGTGGGCGGCCCTGCGACATCGGTCGAAGGTGGACCTGGCGCTGTCGGTCGGCACCGTGTGCGGCATCTCGCTGCCGAGCTTCTTCCTCGCGATCCTGCTGATCGCGTTCTTCGCGCTCGAGTTGAAGTGGTTTCCCACGTCGGGGTACGTCGCGCCGTGGGAGAGACCGGGGGAGAACCTGCGCCTGATGGCCCTGCCTACCGTGGCCCTGGGGACCTGGTACGCGAGCAGCCTGATGCGTTACGTCCGATCGGCCGTGCTCGACCAGCTTCGCCAGCCCTACATCGCGGTGGCTCGCTCGAAGGGACTGGGACCGATGCGGATCGTGTGGGTGCACATCATGCGCAACGTCCTGATCCCGCTCATCACGATGGTGGGGATGAACGTGCCTTTCATGCTCGGTGGCGCCGTCACGGTCGAGACGGTGTTCGCGGTCCCGGGCGTGGGCCGGACGCTCCTCGGAGCCATCCTGGCGCGCGACTATCCCGTGGTGCAGGGCACCATGCTCTTCCTGGCGATGGCGACCCTGGTGACGAGCCTTCTCGTGGACGTCCTGTACGCCGCGATCGATCCCCGGGTGTCTTACGAGTGACCAGCCGGACAGCCGAGGCGACGCTGGGCATCCATCCGGCTTCGGCCGGCACGGCCCGGTTGATCCGGGTGATGCACGCAGTCGCCCGGTACCCGTCGGGGGCCGTGGGAGCGGGACTCCTTCTGCTCGTCGGGGTGGCGGCGCTCCTGTCCCCGGCCATCGCGCCGTTCGATCCGGTGGCCACCGACAGCGGGGCGATCCTGCGTCCGCCCTCGGCCACGTACCTGGCCGGGACCGACCCGCTCGGTCGGGACGTCTTCAGCCAGATCGTCTTCGGCGCCCGGGTGAGCCTCTATGTTCTCGTCGGGGCGATCGGCGTCAGCCTCACGACGGGCGTCGCCATCGGGCTCGTGGCCGGATACTGGTCGGGCACCTATCTCGACGAGGCCTTGATGCGGGTCATGGACATGATCCATCTGGTGCCGGACATCGCGCTGGCCATGGCGGTGGCGGGCGCATTCGGCGGGGACACCCCCTGGGGCGTCATCGTGGCGCTCGCCCTGGTGCGCGTGCCGGGATACGCGCGGCTGATCCGGAGCGCGGTGCTGTCGATCCGAACGGTGGACTTCGTGCTGGCGGCGCGCAGCGTGGGCGCCCGGCCGGCGCGCATCGTGGCGCGCCACATCCTCCCGAACCTCACCAGCTTGATCGTCGTGCGCACCACGGTGAGCGCATCCGGCGTGCTCCTGGGCGAGGCCACGCTGAGCTTCCTGGGCCTCGGCGTGCCGCCGCCCGCCCCGAGCTGGGGACGGATGCTCCGCGCCGGATTCGACTTCCTGGACTCGGCGCCCTGGGTCCCGCTCGCCCCGGGCTGCGCCATCTTCCTGCTCGTCCTGGCGCTCAATCTGGTCGGCGACACGTTACAGGACGTGCTCGACCCCCAGCGTCGCGCGTGACCGGCCGCCCCGACCTTCCCTCGATGTGTCACCGCTCTCGCGGAGACCCGTCAGCGTGCCGAGAGGATATCGCCATGCTCACCCGCAACGCGTTGCCGTTCCCGCCGGACGAGTACCGCACCCGCCTGGAGCGCGTGCGAGGCAGCATGGCGGCGGCCGGAGTCGAGGTGATGCTCACCGCGGTGCCGGAGAACATCGTCTACCTCACCGGGCATCACAGCCTCGGCTACTTCACGTACCAGATCCTCATTCTGTCGCTGGATCAGTCGCCGATTCTCCTGACCCGCGCGCTGAACGTGGAGAAGGCCCGGGTCGACAGCTGCCTCGACCACATCGAGGGATACGGCGACACCGAGGACCCGGACGCGACCACCCATCGCGTGCTCGACCAGTACGGCTTGCTGCGGAAGCGCATCGGCAACCAGGACGACGCCTGGTTCTTCTCCGTCGCGCGGTACAAGAAGCTGATCCACCGGCTGGGGGTGGACGATCTGGCCGACTGCTCGGGTCTCATCGAGCGAGTGCGCCGCGTCAAGTCGCCGGCGGAGATCGCGTACATCCGCGAAGCCGGCCGGTATTGCGCGGCGTCCCTCGAGGCGGCCATCGCGGCGGTGCGGCCGGGGGTCCTCGAGACCGAGGTGTCGGCGGCGGCGCACGACGCCCTCCACAAGGCGGGAAGCGAGTACCTCGGCCACTCGCCCCAGTTCGTGGCCGGCCCGGCGGCGGGCCTCGCCTTCGAGTGCGCGGGGCGCCGGCCGATTCGCAAGGACGACGTCGTGTACATGGAGGCGGGCGGGACCCACAACCGGTACAACTGCATGCTGTCGCGGACGGTGATCGTCGGCCATCCGGACCGGAAGTGGATCGCCATGGCGGAGGCCTCGCGCGACGCGCTCAACGCCGCCAAGGAGACGATCCGGGCCGGCGTCACCTCGCACGAGGTCGACCGGGCGGCCCGGGACGCGATGCGTCGGGCCGGATTCGCCGCGTACTTCGTCCATCGGACCGGCTATGCAATCGGCATCGGGTTCCCACCGGACTGGGGCGAGGGACGGATCCTGAGCATCAACGAGAACGACCCGACCGTGCTCGAGGCCGGTATGTGCTTCCACCTCATCCCGGATCTCAAGGTGGCCATGGCCGGCGGGGTCGTCTTCAGCGAGTCCGTCGCGGTGACCGAGACCGGCTACGACCTGCTGACGCCGTACTCCCAGGACATCTTCTACCGATGACGGCCATGGACCCTGTCCCCCGCACTCGGCGGTGTGCGGGGAGGATCACCTTCAAGCTGCTGCGGAAACAGGGCGCGTCTTCTCGGGAGACCGCGTCGCGACCAGATCGGCGAGCCGCCGGGCCGCGAGCCCGCCCAGCACCGCCGCTCCGGCCGTGATCGCAAGGGCGACCACGGTCTCGCCCGCGCCGGGCACCAGCGACCGGAACGCCGGACTCCGGGCCAGGATGACGCCGTGGACGATGAAGAGGCTGCCGGCCCACGCGACACTGGCGGCCACCGGCCGCCGGCGTGGGTCTGCCCCCACCATGACGGCTGCCGGGACCAGGGCGATCAACGCCAGGAACGCCGCCGGCGCCCCCGGCGTCAGGCGGTTCTTCCGGGCGATCTCGTGGGCGAGCGCGATCGGCGAGGCCGGGTCCCTGGCGATCTCCTCCTCGACGACCGGGATCGGCCGGAGCCACGCGAAGCCGGCGCGGGCGACCTGGCTCCCGGCCAGGGTGGCTGCGGCCAGCACCACCACGAGGGCGATCGGCGCCCAGCGGCGGCCCGAGAGGCGCGCCGTGGCGACGAGAGCCAGCGGCAGGAGCAGGGCACCCAGGATCGCATACGTGTGGAAGCGCACGCCGCCGTGCTGATAGGCGACCAGCGCCGCCGGCTCCAGGATGCGGTCGAGGGTTCCATAGAACCACGCGCCGGCGACGACCAGGGCGGCGAGCCGCGCCCGGCTCGGCGCCGGGTACGTCTCCCGGGCGATGAGGAGACAGCCCACCGTGTTGACCAGGCCACCGAGGAACCCCATGAGGTGCGGCGGGCTCCAGAGCGTGACGTCGAGACCGAAGAGGCGATGCCAGAGGTCGTCGATCGGCGCGGCCAGCACGGTGATCGAGATCCCCCAGGCCGCGACGTGGAAGCCGCGGGTGCCGGTGAGCCCGAGCAGCCGGATGGTGCCCCGGCCGCGTCCCGCGCCCGCCGCGCTCGCCGCCAGGGTCTCCCAGAGCAGGACGCCGAAGCTCACCAGGACGACGAGCGAGACGCCGGCGTAGGTCATGAGGTGCGGCGGGATCCAGAACGAATCGCGACCGATCAGCACGTGCCACTGGATGTCCCACCGCACGCCCCACCCGGCCAGCATCTTGGCGGCCAGGAGCGTCCAGAGGGCGGCACGGCGGACCGCCAGCACATCGGCGGTGCGCGGGATCGCGATGTCACCGGCGAGCGGGCGGGAGCGGGTCAGCATGTGGCAATTCTACCAGCAGTCGCCGCGCCGTCGGGTCCGGCGGCTCGCGGTGCTATACTGAAGCCGCGGCCCCTCCGGTCACGGCCGAGATCGCGGAAAAGGAGCACCGCCCCCGGAATGAGCCGCCCGACCGTCATGCCTCCAAGGCTGCTCCCCGTGAGCCGGGCGGCCCTGGCGGGCGCAGCGCTGGCCGCCTGGCTGGTGGCCGGCGTGGCTCACGCCCAGGAGCCGGCCGGCCCGGGGCGCAAGATGCCGGATCGGGGGCAGGACCACGTCCCGCAGGGGACCGCGATCAGCTATCAGGAGTACCCGCCGACCTCGGGCCCGCACTGGCCGGTATGGGCCA
Proteins encoded in this window:
- a CDS encoding DUF3830 family protein; its protein translation is MRTFQVEYEGLNLRAELLDTQAPKICQAIWDALPLEGQVTNTVWSGDMLRLWVTIPEPPEPENLSVLQKPGDIIFLPGWNGLRFIYGPAQMRGPRGPHPAPRVGRLIGDLGDFMKIAKRVEWEGAKHMRLTRGQA
- a CDS encoding ABC transporter permease, which codes for MTSRTAEATLGIHPASAGTARLIRVMHAVARYPSGAVGAGLLLLVGVAALLSPAIAPFDPVATDSGAILRPPSATYLAGTDPLGRDVFSQIVFGARVSLYVLVGAIGVSLTTGVAIGLVAGYWSGTYLDEALMRVMDMIHLVPDIALAMAVAGAFGGDTPWGVIVALALVRVPGYARLIRSAVLSIRTVDFVLAARSVGARPARIVARHILPNLTSLIVVRTTVSASGVLLGEATLSFLGLGVPPPAPSWGRMLRAGFDFLDSAPWVPLAPGCAIFLLVLALNLVGDTLQDVLDPQRRA
- a CDS encoding ABC transporter permease, giving the protein MTSPSPTTSIDRRSRPAGDGISTGNGAVWRYVVRRSMLIGVSLVLLSVGVFFLMRYAIGGDPVALMLGREASQEVIAARRAALGLDRPVPVQYASWLGRLLRGDLGRSFEYPLPVIELLLARAVPTIELTLLATAWAVLIAVPAGMWAALRHRSKVDLALSVGTVCGISLPSFFLAILLIAFFALELKWFPTSGYVAPWERPGENLRLMALPTVALGTWYASSLMRYVRSAVLDQLRQPYIAVARSKGLGPMRIVWVHIMRNVLIPLITMVGMNVPFMLGGAVTVETVFAVPGVGRTLLGAILARDYPVVQGTMLFLAMATLVTSLLVDVLYAAIDPRVSYE
- a CDS encoding ABC transporter substrate-binding protein, whose translation is MKHLERVGWPALVAIVLWASGPTMAARAADEPALRVARGAGGRSLDPHLGARLEDRPVLHVLYESLVDVNEDSQFTPGLAKSWSVARDGLSVTFRLQPGVKFHDGTDFDAGAVKWNIERVMDPATKSEHQSRFIEVIGSIDVLDRHTVRINLKQAFPPLLSVLIDRPGLMVSPTAARKFGADFARNPVGTGPFRFVEWVPGNRVVLEKFAGYWQPGKPLAGGMTFLDVPEPAVRLAKLRAGELDLIYDVGAKDVAALAGEPMFRIVESRGMRFDSIQLRVDAPPFDNRALREAIAFAIDRNEIHRVIYHGTGQPSGKLFAAGWWASPDYAGMPYAPERARQKLIEAGYPNGVNLVLHVPSASDDLRTGELVQAQLAKVGIRVKIQLVDPNDHYVKVLRGEIPFTVPMRWTPYTDPHELAWILFHSKGYANSSKYRNPGADKLLEAGLSSYEEGARRPAYRDAERMIVEDASYIFYHFTPRFAAHRSTVTGFQWMPNLIPRLREMGFQPR
- a CDS encoding isochorismatase family protein, encoding MATWRDALTPDELTLFRLAGYGRPVGFGDRPAALVIDVEYSFTGQTPEPILQAIRKSRYSCGERAWRSLPHIGRFLEAARRSRVPVFYTHGIPSGSDARSSGGGPIVAEIEPQPGDVIIAKPGPSAFFGTPLTGHLVRLRADTLLVAGCTTSGCVLATVIDGFSYGYRTIVVEECVFDRAETPHRVSLFDMNAKYADVLPLADVEAWLKQRAP
- a CDS encoding Xaa-Pro peptidase family protein codes for the protein MLTRNALPFPPDEYRTRLERVRGSMAAAGVEVMLTAVPENIVYLTGHHSLGYFTYQILILSLDQSPILLTRALNVEKARVDSCLDHIEGYGDTEDPDATTHRVLDQYGLLRKRIGNQDDAWFFSVARYKKLIHRLGVDDLADCSGLIERVRRVKSPAEIAYIREAGRYCAASLEAAIAAVRPGVLETEVSAAAHDALHKAGSEYLGHSPQFVAGPAAGLAFECAGRRPIRKDDVVYMEAGGTHNRYNCMLSRTVIVGHPDRKWIAMAEASRDALNAAKETIRAGVTSHEVDRAARDAMRRAGFAAYFVHRTGYAIGIGFPPDWGEGRILSINENDPTVLEAGMCFHLIPDLKVAMAGGVVFSESVAVTETGYDLLTPYSQDIFYR
- a CDS encoding DUF3105 domain-containing protein → MSRAALAGAALAAWLVAGVAHAQEPAGPGRKMPDRGQDHVPQGTAISYQEYPPTSGPHWPVWAKWGMYTEPVPDEAFVHNLEHGGIVILYKCATPCPDVVRQLQETFQTLPPSKYGHVKVVV